A region from the Candidatus Methanoperedens sp. genome encodes:
- a CDS encoding VOC family protein, which produces MDKVVHFHIPVDDMTRAKKFYKNIFGWEINETEWGMDFQLATTTPTDEEGMPKEPGGINGALYKRESPEQAPSVVINVPSIDDYLKKIEKAGGKVIVQKMPVGDFGLYAQIEDTEGNVIGLWEDVK; this is translated from the coding sequence ATGGATAAAGTAGTGCATTTTCACATACCTGTGGATGACATGACCCGTGCAAAGAAATTCTACAAGAATATCTTCGGCTGGGAAATAAACGAGACAGAATGGGGAATGGATTTCCAGCTTGCGACAACGACACCGACTGATGAAGAGGGCATGCCAAAGGAGCCGGGAGGTATTAACGGCGCCCTGTATAAAAGAGAGAGCCCCGAGCAAGCCCCGTCGGTAGTGATAAACGTGCCTTCGATAGACGATTATCTAAAAAAGATTGAAAAGGCAGGCGGTAAAGTTATCGTGCAAAAAATGCCTGTGGGAGACTTCGGGCTTTACGCGCAGATTGAGGATACCGAGGGGAATGTGATTGGATTGTGGGAGGATGTGAAGTAA
- a CDS encoding nucleotidyltransferase family protein, with protein MKSLEEIKELLKKQKPAIRERYSVSKIGIFGSYVHGKQKKKSDVDILVEFEKPISLLKLVNLENFLADSIGIKVDVVPKEDIRHELKERILGEVIYV; from the coding sequence ATGAAATCCCTTGAAGAAATAAAAGAACTCTTAAAAAAGCAAAAACCAGCAATAAGAGAAAGATACAGCGTAAGCAAAATCGGCATCTTCGGCTCTTATGTTCATGGCAAGCAAAAGAAAAAGAGCGATGTCGATATTTTGGTAGAATTTGAAAAGCCGATAAGCCTCCTGAAATTGGTAAACCTTGAGAACTTCCTTGCTGACAGCATAGGAATAAAGGTGGATGTAGTCCCGAAAGAAGACATTAGGCATGAATTAAAAGAGAGAATATTGGGGGAAGTAATCTACGTATGA
- the gatE gene encoding Glu-tRNA(Gln) amidotransferase subunit GatE: MSHDYRALGFKAGLEIHQQLDTREKLFCGCPTILRDTKDSNFEFTRYLRPTQSEMGLVDKAALEEVKLTRKFIYKAYDTTCLVENDEEPPRELNQEALEYALMIARMLNMNIVDELYTMRKIVIDGSNTSGFQRTGLVATDGFLDSKVGRVGIGVLCLEEEAAQKIEDRGDSVIYSLDRLGIPLVEIGTAPDIVSPQHAREVAEQLGMILRSTGRVKRGLGTIRQDINISIADGARVEIKGVQELSLIETIVEREVTRQVNLLEIKRELDKTKANVSDKIVDVTHVFANTTSNVIQKALKGGVVYAVNLPGFAGFVGKEIQPGRRLGTEFSDRAKKSGVGGIFHTDELPNYGIMQNEVDALRKAVGAQDIDCVVMVADAKEKGQGALEAVILRAREALVCVPEETRRVLPDGNSAYMRPLPGAARMYPETDVPPVVITEERLQSITLPELIEERKARYMQQFSLNEELASQISRSGNFVLFEKIMQQVPKASATSVVRTLETILYELEKEDVPVKTPYLNTGTITEEHLISLFKLQSEGKMPNEAIGGVLKIIAKKPEIRVDEAARSLGIGVETGELEAAIDKLIESRMDFINAKGMDSVGPLMGVVMKEFRGKVSGQEISRLLKEKISKKLGA; encoded by the coding sequence ATGAGTCATGACTACAGGGCACTCGGATTTAAAGCCGGGCTTGAGATTCACCAGCAGCTTGATACAAGAGAAAAGCTCTTCTGCGGCTGCCCGACAATTCTTCGTGACACAAAGGATTCAAATTTTGAATTCACAAGGTACTTAAGACCCACACAGAGCGAGATGGGCTTGGTGGATAAGGCTGCGCTTGAGGAAGTGAAACTCACCAGAAAATTCATCTACAAAGCCTACGACACCACCTGCCTCGTGGAGAATGATGAAGAGCCGCCCCGCGAATTGAACCAGGAAGCCCTGGAGTATGCGCTCATGATTGCGCGCATGCTGAACATGAACATCGTGGACGAGCTCTATACGATGAGGAAAATTGTGATAGACGGCTCCAACACATCGGGTTTCCAGAGAACAGGGCTTGTGGCTACCGACGGCTTCCTTGATTCAAAAGTAGGCAGGGTGGGTATCGGTGTGCTCTGCCTTGAGGAAGAGGCGGCGCAGAAAATTGAGGACAGGGGAGATTCAGTGATATATTCGCTTGACCGCCTTGGCATCCCGTTAGTCGAGATTGGCACTGCACCTGATATTGTTTCTCCCCAGCATGCAAGAGAGGTGGCAGAGCAGCTCGGGATGATACTTCGCTCCACAGGCAGGGTGAAACGAGGTCTTGGCACCATAAGACAGGATATAAACATCTCAATCGCAGATGGGGCAAGGGTGGAGATAAAGGGAGTACAGGAGCTTTCGCTTATAGAAACCATTGTGGAGCGAGAGGTAACGAGGCAGGTAAATCTGTTGGAAATAAAAAGGGAACTTGACAAAACAAAGGCAAACGTATCCGATAAAATAGTTGATGTCACACATGTTTTTGCAAACACTACCTCTAATGTAATACAAAAGGCATTGAAAGGCGGTGTGGTATATGCGGTGAATCTGCCGGGATTTGCGGGATTCGTGGGCAAGGAAATACAGCCCGGACGGCGTCTTGGGACGGAATTCTCCGACCGCGCCAAGAAATCAGGCGTTGGAGGGATATTCCATACAGATGAACTGCCCAATTACGGCATTATGCAGAACGAGGTCGATGCGCTCAGAAAAGCTGTGGGCGCGCAGGATATAGACTGCGTGGTCATGGTGGCTGATGCTAAAGAAAAGGGGCAGGGTGCCCTTGAAGCCGTGATTCTCCGTGCGCGTGAGGCATTGGTGTGTGTTCCCGAAGAAACAAGGCGGGTGCTCCCTGACGGGAACTCGGCTTATATGAGACCGCTTCCCGGCGCTGCGCGCATGTATCCTGAGACCGATGTTCCACCTGTTGTGATAACTGAGGAAAGATTGCAAAGCATAACATTGCCTGAACTCATAGAGGAGCGAAAAGCTAGGTACATGCAGCAGTTTTCCCTGAACGAAGAACTTGCGAGTCAGATTTCCCGCTCTGGGAATTTCGTTCTTTTTGAGAAAATAATGCAGCAGGTACCGAAAGCCAGTGCAACCTCGGTGGTGCGTACCCTTGAGACTATTTTATATGAGCTTGAAAAAGAAGATGTGCCTGTAAAGACCCCGTATTTAAATACTGGGACTATTACAGAAGAGCACTTAATTTCACTTTTCAAACTGCAGTCAGAAGGAAAGATGCCAAACGAGGCAATCGGTGGAGTTTTGAAAATAATTGCGAAAAAACCTGAAATTAGAGTGGATGAGGCTGCTCGCTCCCTTGGCATCGGGGTAGAAACCGGGGAGCTGGAGGCTGCTATCGATAAACTCATCGAATCCAGAATGGATTTTATTAATGCAAAAGGTATGGATTCAGTGGGACCGTTGATGGGCGTGGTTATGAAGGAGTTCAGGGGAAAGGTGAGCGGTCAGGAGATCAGCAGGTTATTAAAGGAAAAAATCTCAAAAAAATTGGGTGCATAA
- a CDS encoding DUF86 domain-containing protein, protein MKRDVSIYITDILENMELAEDFVKGMDYEEFISDKKTNYAVTRCIEIMGEAAKHVPEGVRKKYSEIPWKDIAGMRDKVIHMYFRVSLEKVWLVLKEDIPELKPLFQKVIAKP, encoded by the coding sequence ATGAAGCGCGATGTGTCGATATACATCACGGATATCCTCGAAAATATGGAGCTTGCCGAAGATTTTGTGAAGGGCATGGATTATGAGGAATTTATCAGTGATAAAAAGACAAACTACGCAGTAACACGGTGCATTGAGATCATGGGCGAGGCTGCCAAACATGTGCCTGAGGGTGTTCGTAAAAAGTACTCTGAAATTCCGTGGAAAGACATCGCAGGAATGAGGGATAAGGTAATTCATATGTATTTCAGGGTGAGTCTTGAAAAAGTATGGCTGGTATTGAAAGAGGACATACCAGAGCTAAAACCGCTTTTCCAAAAAGTTATCGCTAAGCCATGA